One window of Mucilaginibacter inviolabilis genomic DNA carries:
- a CDS encoding serine hydrolase domain-containing protein: MIKFKNVCCLSLFILFVIYSAPALAQSRQQVKTDSVFALVQKFFNAQKADSLYALGGELFKKTLTPEGFRSVATQQLFPMGDIKGSSLISFVNNKVSTYKLIFGAVTLQLQMSLDQDNKLDLFLFQPFTQVTADKLNQAASTNKLQTSMDKVIESAVRPYIQKANTVGLSVGVLKDGKITTYNYGETTKDNKQLPTLHTIYEIGSITKTFTATLLAYYVNEGKVKLTDPVTRYLPDSVAKNPELKLVTLESLSNHTSGLARIPDNLEANATDELNPYKDYTKQQLFTYLKTCKLNNQPGERYDYSNLGVGLLGTILSKVSGETFEQMVAEIICRPLVMSSTTQRLSPARLNNFATVYNITGNETPAWNFDVLAPCGALHSSVNDLLVYAKANMNPAPDKLGKAFELTHQITFSKDAKMGLAWHIIIVDGVEYYFHNGGTYGSSSFLAFNAQKNLAVVILSNSAENTDLIGVKMLQLLQK; the protein is encoded by the coding sequence ATGATAAAGTTTAAGAATGTTTGCTGTTTATCCCTGTTCATACTATTTGTAATTTACTCGGCACCTGCACTTGCTCAAAGCCGTCAGCAGGTAAAAACAGATTCGGTATTCGCGCTGGTTCAAAAATTTTTTAATGCGCAAAAAGCCGATTCGCTTTACGCGCTTGGTGGTGAATTATTCAAAAAGACTTTAACACCAGAAGGTTTCCGGTCGGTAGCCACCCAGCAACTTTTCCCGATGGGCGATATTAAAGGTTCATCGCTCATTAGTTTCGTCAATAACAAAGTAAGTACCTATAAACTGATATTTGGCGCAGTTACTTTACAGCTGCAAATGAGTCTTGATCAGGACAATAAATTGGATCTTTTCCTGTTTCAACCTTTTACCCAGGTAACTGCCGATAAACTGAATCAGGCCGCCTCAACCAATAAGCTACAAACCTCCATGGACAAAGTGATCGAATCTGCTGTACGCCCATACATTCAAAAGGCCAATACTGTTGGTTTAAGCGTGGGTGTTTTAAAGGATGGTAAAATAACCACTTATAACTATGGCGAAACTACCAAAGACAATAAGCAACTGCCCACACTTCATACTATTTACGAAATAGGATCAATCACCAAAACGTTTACTGCCACGCTGCTGGCCTATTATGTAAACGAAGGCAAAGTAAAACTAACCGATCCTGTTACCAGATACCTGCCCGATTCTGTTGCCAAAAACCCGGAGTTAAAACTGGTCACACTGGAGTCATTAAGCAATCATACCTCGGGTTTAGCCCGTATTCCTGACAACCTGGAGGCCAATGCAACGGATGAACTTAACCCTTATAAAGACTATACCAAACAGCAGCTATTTACCTATCTGAAAACATGTAAGCTGAACAATCAGCCCGGCGAAAGGTACGATTACTCCAATTTGGGTGTAGGTTTGTTGGGCACTATCCTATCAAAAGTGAGCGGTGAAACATTTGAACAGATGGTTGCCGAGATCATCTGCCGTCCCCTGGTTATGTCGAGCACCACACAGCGGTTAAGTCCGGCCAGGTTAAATAATTTTGCAACGGTTTATAACATTACAGGCAACGAGACCCCGGCTTGGAATTTTGACGTTTTAGCCCCCTGCGGGGCGCTGCATTCATCCGTAAATGATTTACTGGTATATGCAAAGGCCAATATGAACCCGGCGCCAGACAAGCTCGGAAAGGCCTTTGAGCTAACCCACCAGATCACGTTCAGCAAAGATGCTAAAATGGGACTGGCCTGGCATATTATTATTGTCGATGGCGTAGAGTATTACTTTCATAACGGCGGCACCTATGGCAGCAGCAGTTTCCTGGCTTTTAATGCGCAAAAAAATCTGGCTGTAGTAATATTATCCAACTCGGCCGAAAATACCGATCTTATAGGTGTTAAAATGCTACAGCTGCTGCAAAAGTAA